The nucleotide window CGGGCGATGGCGACACGCTGCTTCTGGCCGCCGGAAAGCTGGGCCGGATAGGCATTGGATTTGGCGCCGAGGCCGAACCGCTCGAGCAGCGCCTGGGCTCGGGCCGTGGCCTTTGCCTTGGCTTCTCCACGCACCTTGCAGGGAGCGAGAACCAGATTCTGTATGACGTTCAGATGCGGAAACAGCGTGTAGTGCTGAAAGACCATGCCGATCGAACGGCGGACATTGGTGTCGATCTGGGTCTTCCTGCCCGCGCTTTCGGAAGAAATATAGGGTTTCCCATCGAAACTGACCGACCCGCTGTCGATCTGCTCCAGCCCCATCATCACCCTCAGCAGCGTGCTCTTGCCGCCGCCGCTCGGACCAATGACGACGACACGTTCGCCGGGCTTCATTTCGATGTCGATGCCTTTCAGCACCTGAATGGCGCCGTTGCCGTAGCTTTTGTGAAGCGCCTGCATTTTCACGAGGGGAAGGCTGAAGGACGTGGTCATGCCAATCTCCGATGATCGAAGCTGGAAGGGCCGGCGCGAACCTCGCACCGGCCGGTGAGATTA belongs to Rhizobium indicum and includes:
- a CDS encoding amino acid ABC transporter ATP-binding protein, with protein sequence MTTSFSLPLVKMQALHKSYGNGAIQVLKGIDIEMKPGERVVVIGPSGGGKSTLLRVMMGLEQIDSGSVSFDGKPYISSESAGRKTQIDTNVRRSIGMVFQHYTLFPHLNVIQNLVLAPCKVRGEAKAKATARAQALLERFGLGAKSNAYPAQLSGGQKQRVAIARALMLDPKLMLFDEVTSALDPELVSEVEHVILQLAAQDMPMMIVTHDMWFAKNIASRVIFCAGGVVVEDGPPEQVLGAPREERTKEFIDRVFHIKQ